The following are encoded together in the Anopheles nili chromosome 3, idAnoNiliSN_F5_01, whole genome shotgun sequence genome:
- the LOC128726410 gene encoding uncharacterized protein LOC128726410, with product MSSPDLIHQYKTTCNKLKKIQRVLIKRFGPSVSDVSEEFGSLANSFNEAFQPEYAAKCYIGQSKCDKLIGNDMGEVDALLRAARSFRIANEKQTRIGATNVTQDYHEGAFRCYTLALSRLPDKSVIGAAIIRELKEVNPNVELTSDFNSPCHRIWDLEQSAEESIAARDYVAAFEKLSEIYDNLTERKCEMLYQDVVKRIEVSRLLLLCLLQLPPSVRYDHKFIERYSTIGDGGHRDTSHSQPQLPEDLVFLLQSLVVSCQAKDVESLVSVRDELCLRSDLTTFQHALLKEVVAKYCK from the exons atgtctAGCCCCGATTTGATTCATCAGTACAAAACTACGTGCaataaattgaagaaaatacAGCGGGTGTTAATCAA ACGTTTTGGACCAAGTGTATCTGATGTATCGGAAGAGTTTGGCTCGTTGGCCAACAGCTTCAACGAAGCCTTCCAGCCAGAGTATGCCGCAAAATGTTACATTGGCCAAAGTAAGTGCGACAAGCTCATCGGTAACGATATGGGCGAGGTCGATGCTCTGCTCCGAGCCGCTCGATCCTTTCGAATCGCGAACGAGAAGCAAACCAGAATAGGGGCTACAAACGTTACCCAGGATTATCACGAGGGCGCATTTCGATGCTACACGTTGGCACTTTCCCGGCTCCCCGACAAATCGGTCATCGGCGCGGCCATCATACGGGAACTAAAAGAAGTCAACCCGAACGTGGAGCTCACAAGTGATTTCAACTCGCCATGCCATCGCATATGGGATCTGGAACAATCCGCAGAGGAAAGTATTGCTGCGCGGGATTATGTTGCCGCATTCGAGAAGCTATCGGAAATATACGACAACCTAACGGAACGCAAATGCGAAATGCTGTACCAAGACGTAGTAAAGCGGATCGAGGTGTCCCGGCTGTTATTGCTATGCCTGCTTCAGCTGCCTCCGTCCGTACGGTACGACCATAAATTCATCGAGCGATACTCTACCAtcggtgacggtggccatCGGGACACGAGCCACTCCCAGCCACAGCTTCCGGAGGATCTTGTGTTCCTGCTCCAGTCACTTGTCGTGTCCTGCCAGGCGAAGGATGTTGAATCGTTGGTATCAGTTCGGGATGAATTGTGCCTTCGGTCGGATTTAACCACATTCCAGCACGCCCTGCTAAAGGAAGTGGTAGCAAAGTATTGCAAATGA
- the LOC128726180 gene encoding 28S ribosomal protein S21, mitochondrial, translating to MHHAKFIARTVLVQKNNVEEACRVLNRILGKEEIFDQFRRTRYYEKPFQTRRRINFERCKAIYNEDMNRKIQFVLRKNRVEPFPGCN from the exons ATGCATCATGCCAAGTTTATCGCACGCACTGTTTTAGTGCAAAAGAACAACGTCGAGGAAGCTTGCCGAGTCCTGAATCGCATTCTAGGCAAGGAGGAGATTTTCGATCAATTCCGGCGTACTCGCTATTACGAGAAACCGTTCCAG ACCCGGAGACGTATTAATTTTGAACGGTGCAAAGCTATTTACAACGAAGATATGAATCGTAAAATCCAATTTGTACTTCGAAAAAATCGAGTAGAACCGTTCCCGGGATGTAATTGA
- the LOC128727236 gene encoding probable actin-related protein 2/3 complex subunit 2: protein MILLEINNRIVEETLTVKYRNAIAGNKAESIDVTVADFDGVLFHISNINGDKTKVRTSISLKFYKQLQEHGADELLKREYGELLVAPEDGYNVSVLVDLENIPENWEETVRKIGLLKRNCFASVFEKYFDFQTQGEGEGEGQKRAVINYRNDETMYVEAKPDRVTVVFSTIFRDEDDVVLGKVFMQELREGRRASHTAPQVLFSHREPPLELANTGARVGENIGYVTFVLFPRHTAKETRDNTINLIHMFRDYLHYHIKCSKAYIHSRMRAKTSDFLKVLNRARPEQKITEKKTITGRTFIRKE, encoded by the exons ATGATTCTGCTGGAGATCAACAATAGGATTGTGGAGGAAACGCTAACAGTCAAGTATAGAAATGCAATCGCAGG AAACAAAGCGGAATCCATCGATGTGACCGTAGCCGACTTTGACGGAGTgttatttcacatttccaaTATCAATGGCGACAAAACGAAAGTGCGA ACAAGCATATCGCTAAAGTTTTATAAACAACTGCAAGAACACGGGGCCGATGAGCTGCTAAAGCGAGAGTACGGTGAGCTGCTAGTTGCACCCGAGGATGGCTACAATGTGTCGGTGCTGGTCGATCTGGAAAACATTCCGGAAAACTGGGAAGAGACGGTGCGAAAAATCGGACTCTTGAAGCGAAACTGTTTCGCGTCCGTCTTCGAGAAGTACTTCGACTTTCAGACACAAGGCGAGGGTGAAGGCGAAGGGCAAAAGAGAGCAGTAATCAACTATCGGAATGATGAAACAAT GTATGTTGAAGCCAAACCGGACCGTGTGACGGTCGTGTTTAGTACGATATTCCGTGATGAAGACGACGTAGTGTTAGGCAAAGTATTCATGCAAGAGCTGCGCGAAGGCCGAAGGGCATCGCATACAGCTCCGCAAGTATTATTCTCCCATAGGGAGCCCCCACTTGAGCTGGCCAACACGGGAGCTAGGGTCGGTGAAAATATTGGCTATGTCACGTTTg TTCTTTTTCCAAGGCACACCGCAAAGGAAACGCGTGATAATACGATCAATTTAATTCACATGTTTCGTGATTACTTGCATTATCACATTAAG TGTTCGAAAGCGTACATTCACTCGCGAATGCGTGCAAAGACTTCAGACTTTTTGAAGGTGCTCAACCGTGCTCGACCGGAGCAAAAAAttacggaaaagaaaactataAC CGGTCGAACATTTATCAGGAAGGAATGA